A genomic segment from Neobacillus sp. YX16 encodes:
- a CDS encoding DUF2325 domain-containing protein — translation MKSLLVIGGDRIGNILKNLEGEGFGEVIHLNGRKKKMVRTDIPRKVDLILVLTDFINHNLTGAIKRKAQESGIPICFSKRSWCFIREEIKRSQIYVNK, via the coding sequence ATGAAGTCGCTGTTAGTTATTGGAGGAGATCGTATTGGTAATATTCTTAAAAATTTAGAAGGGGAGGGATTCGGGGAAGTAATCCATTTAAATGGACGGAAAAAAAAGATGGTTCGCACAGATATACCAAGAAAGGTAGATTTAATCTTAGTGTTAACAGACTTTATTAACCACAATCTCACAGGAGCCATAAAACGAAAGGCACAAGAATCTGGGATTCCGATTTGCTTTTCGAAGCGGTCTTGGTGTTTTATTCGTGAGGAGATAAAAAGAAGTCAAATATATGTTAATAAATAG
- a CDS encoding LLM class flavin-dependent oxidoreductase, which yields MSTQKKLKFGAIIHGVGGNIAGWRHPDIHADASVSLEFYTNQAQKAEEGKFDLVFIADGLHINEKSIPHFLNRFEPLTILSALAAVTSKIGLVGTLSTSYSEPFNVARQFASLDHISNGRAGWNVVTSPIEKTALNFSKTIEEHPDHAKRYRIAAEYLQVAKGLWDSWEDDAFVRNKDTGVFFDSDKLHQLNHRGEFFSVQGPLNIGRSKQGRPLIFQAGSSEAGKDLAAREADAIFTGHPTLSAAREFYQDVKNRANALGRNPDELAILPGIAPIIGTTEEEAERKYQEIANLVSIDKALDYLGRYFEHHDFSQYPLDAPFPELGDLGKNSFQSHTDRIKQQAKAHNLTLRQVALQETTPKPTFIGTPEKVADLIQEWFEGNGADGFIIGSAVPNGLNDFVDFVVPILQKRGLFRTEYEAETLRGNLGIPYPENRYAKKVTTR from the coding sequence ATGTCTACTCAAAAAAAATTGAAATTTGGCGCTATTATTCATGGGGTGGGAGGAAATATTGCTGGTTGGAGACATCCTGATATTCATGCGGATGCAAGCGTGAGTTTGGAGTTCTATACCAATCAAGCACAAAAGGCCGAAGAAGGAAAGTTTGACTTAGTTTTTATTGCCGATGGCTTGCATATTAACGAGAAATCGATTCCGCACTTTTTAAATCGTTTCGAACCACTAACGATTTTGTCTGCCCTTGCAGCCGTAACTTCAAAAATAGGACTTGTGGGAACACTGTCTACTTCCTATAGTGAACCCTTTAATGTTGCAAGACAATTTGCATCACTCGACCATATCAGTAATGGCCGGGCTGGCTGGAATGTTGTTACTTCTCCCATAGAGAAGACGGCATTAAACTTTAGCAAAACGATCGAAGAACATCCTGATCATGCGAAAAGATACCGAATTGCTGCAGAATACTTGCAAGTTGCTAAAGGACTTTGGGATTCTTGGGAAGATGATGCATTTGTTCGAAATAAAGATACCGGGGTGTTTTTTGACTCAGATAAATTACATCAATTAAATCACAGAGGGGAATTTTTCTCCGTACAGGGACCACTAAACATTGGCAGATCCAAGCAGGGCAGACCATTAATATTCCAAGCTGGTTCCTCAGAGGCAGGAAAAGACCTTGCCGCTAGAGAAGCGGATGCTATTTTTACAGGTCATCCAACATTATCAGCTGCGCGAGAGTTTTATCAGGATGTCAAAAACAGAGCAAATGCATTGGGACGTAATCCAGATGAACTCGCAATCCTTCCAGGGATTGCACCAATTATTGGTACGACGGAGGAAGAAGCTGAAAGAAAATATCAAGAAATCGCAAATTTAGTATCAATCGATAAAGCTCTTGATTATCTAGGCCGATATTTCGAGCATCATGATTTCTCACAATATCCTCTCGATGCACCGTTCCCTGAACTAGGAGATTTAGGTAAAAATAGCTTCCAAAGTCATACTGATCGAATTAAACAACAAGCGAAGGCACATAATTTAACACTTCGACAAGTTGCATTACAAGAGACAACACCAAAGCCGACATTTATTGGAACCCCTGAAAAAGTGGCTGATCTCATTCAGGAATGGTTTGAAGGTAATGGCGCTGATGGGTTTATAATTGGTTCCGCGGTTCCAAATGGATTGAATGATTTTGTGGACTTTGTAGTGCCGATTCTTCAAAAACGAGGACTATTTAGAACAGAATACGAAGCTGAAACATTACGTGGTAACCTAGGAATTCCTTATCCAGAAAACCGTTATGCAAAAAAGGTGACAACCCGTTGA
- a CDS encoding glutaredoxin family protein codes for MGKELSVVVWAKEGCHYCGEVKQYLEDKGYKYETIDVTHHDERRDILEVKYGVRHVPVVEIGQGEVYEAVTKVGIEHLEKALAKVYEGGF; via the coding sequence ATGGGAAAAGAATTATCGGTTGTGGTTTGGGCTAAAGAAGGTTGTCACTATTGTGGTGAGGTAAAGCAATATTTAGAAGATAAAGGGTATAAATACGAAACGATCGATGTTACTCATCATGATGAGCGCAGAGATATTTTGGAGGTTAAGTATGGAGTCAGACATGTACCTGTAGTTGAAATTGGCCAGGGTGAGGTATATGAAGCGGTAACGAAAGTAGGAATTGAACATCTTGAAAAAGCATTAGCCAAAGTTTACGAAGGTGGTTTTTAA
- a CDS encoding transporter substrate-binding domain-containing protein, which translates to MKKKLIMVITILSALLISACGTQETSNSSSSAKAGDKKVQKIIVGTGTQFPNVCFIDKDGKLTGYDVELVRKIDEKLPEYEFEFKTMEFSNLLLSLETNKIDFVAHQMEVNEERQEKFLFNKEPYNIFPLHVTVHKDNNDIQSIKDLKGKKAIVSATSNSAVFLEKYNKENNAGIEIVYAGNGPDSTINQLKTGRADATITTPFSVDFSNDAVDAQQKVVGEPLLNSKVFFLLRKDETPLQKRIDEALVELKEEGVVSELSKKWLGADYTVNF; encoded by the coding sequence ATGAAGAAAAAACTGATAATGGTTATTACGATCCTGTCAGCTCTACTAATTAGTGCATGCGGTACTCAAGAAACTTCAAATAGCAGCTCTAGCGCTAAAGCTGGAGACAAGAAAGTCCAAAAAATAATAGTCGGAACAGGGACGCAGTTTCCTAATGTTTGCTTCATTGATAAGGATGGAAAGTTAACTGGATATGATGTTGAATTAGTGCGAAAAATTGATGAAAAGCTGCCTGAGTACGAATTTGAGTTTAAAACAATGGAATTTTCTAATCTTTTATTAAGCTTAGAAACAAATAAAATCGATTTTGTTGCCCACCAAATGGAAGTAAATGAGGAACGCCAAGAGAAATTTCTCTTTAATAAGGAACCATATAATATCTTTCCGCTTCACGTAACGGTTCATAAAGATAACAATGACATTCAATCGATTAAAGATTTAAAGGGGAAAAAGGCTATTGTTAGTGCCACTAGTAATTCAGCTGTTTTCCTAGAAAAATATAACAAAGAGAATAATGCAGGAATTGAAATTGTTTATGCGGGGAATGGACCTGATTCTACGATAAATCAATTAAAAACAGGTCGGGCAGACGCAACAATCACGACACCATTTTCTGTCGATTTCAGTAACGATGCCGTAGATGCACAGCAAAAAGTAGTAGGTGAGCCGCTGCTTAATTCAAAGGTTTTTTTCCTTCTCAGGAAAGATGAAACACCATTACAGAAAAGAATTGACGAAGCACTGGTTGAATTGAAAGAAGAAGGAGTAGTGAGTGAATTGAGTAAAAAATGGTTAGGGGCTGACTATACCGTTAATTTTTAA
- a CDS encoding amino acid ABC transporter permease yields MGKAFDLMLIIEFIPTLIQYLGITLQILAASIILGLVLGIAAAIPRLFKIPLLKQLVTIYVSFIRGTPILIQLFLVFYGLPAILIILFSIDITRMDAIYFVIITYSISNGAGFSEIFRAAIRAVDYGQTEAAFSVGMTSRQNFFRIVLPQAVRIAFPNMANSVIGSLKDTSLAFTIGVMDMMGRGDTLIAATAHALEVYLSLSIIYYIVVLLFEKIFSKLEKYFNRYQKADVTAIA; encoded by the coding sequence ATGGGGAAAGCATTTGATTTGATGTTAATAATTGAGTTTATTCCGACACTTATTCAATACTTAGGAATAACTCTACAGATATTAGCCGCATCTATTATTCTAGGACTTGTCCTCGGTATTGCAGCAGCGATACCGAGGCTGTTTAAAATACCACTTTTGAAACAATTAGTGACAATATACGTTTCATTTATTCGGGGAACTCCAATATTAATACAATTATTCCTTGTTTTTTATGGTCTGCCAGCCATTCTCATAATATTATTTTCTATTGATATTACAAGGATGGATGCTATTTATTTTGTCATCATAACTTACTCAATTAGTAATGGTGCTGGATTTTCTGAAATTTTTCGAGCAGCGATTCGAGCAGTGGATTACGGTCAGACCGAAGCAGCCTTTTCTGTCGGGATGACAAGCAGACAGAACTTTTTCCGAATCGTTCTTCCGCAGGCTGTTAGGATTGCATTTCCGAATATGGCAAATTCAGTGATCGGTTCCTTAAAGGATACTTCTCTTGCTTTTACCATCGGAGTGATGGACATGATGGGAAGAGGAGATACCCTAATTGCTGCAACTGCACATGCCCTTGAAGTTTATCTCTCTCTCTCTATTATTTACTATATTGTCGTCTTATTGTTTGAAAAAATATTTAGCAAACTAGAAAAATATTTCAATCGTTATCAGAAGGCTGATGTAACAGCCATTGCTTAG
- a CDS encoding amino acid ABC transporter permease, which produces MTIDIPFIWVAFKEIIKALPITLILTIVPLLAGFIFGIAVALVRIYKVKYLYQIANGYVSFFRGTPIIMHIMVIYFGFPLLLDQISLRFDLGIQTNKIPIILFVLIALTLAAGSYLSEIIRSGIISVSNGQMEAAYSVGMTKFQAMIRIILPQALAQSIPNFTNIFVGFLHTSSIAFLVSQKEVTGAANIVASVNLKFLEAFIAAGIIYWGITILVEGISFLLEKKVTAYNRGGVS; this is translated from the coding sequence ATGACAATTGATATTCCATTTATTTGGGTAGCTTTTAAAGAAATTATTAAGGCGCTTCCTATTACTCTCATCCTAACGATTGTACCCTTGCTGGCCGGATTTATATTCGGCATTGCGGTGGCTCTCGTTCGAATATATAAAGTGAAATATCTCTATCAGATCGCAAATGGCTATGTGTCCTTTTTCAGAGGAACACCCATTATCATGCATATTATGGTCATTTATTTTGGCTTCCCATTATTACTCGATCAAATTTCACTCAGGTTTGATTTAGGTATTCAAACAAATAAAATCCCGATTATTTTGTTTGTATTAATAGCCTTAACATTGGCTGCTGGTTCGTATTTATCTGAAATTATCCGATCTGGTATTATCAGCGTTTCAAATGGGCAAATGGAGGCTGCTTATTCGGTTGGGATGACAAAGTTTCAGGCGATGATCCGCATTATATTACCACAGGCTTTAGCTCAATCTATCCCGAATTTCACGAATATTTTTGTTGGCTTTTTACACACTTCATCAATAGCTTTTCTTGTATCTCAGAAAGAAGTAACGGGGGCTGCTAATATAGTCGCTTCGGTTAACTTGAAATTTCTAGAAGCCTTTATTGCCGCAGGTATCATCTATTGGGGCATTACGATTCTAGTAGAAGGGATATCTTTTTTACTTGAAAAGAAGGTGACTGCTTATAATCGAGGAGGCGTGTCATGA
- a CDS encoding amino acid ABC transporter ATP-binding protein, with protein sequence MIYLKGIKKSFNQLPVLKGINLKIEKGEVVTILGPSGSGKTTLLRCLNFLEKPNAGMVQIGNIIVDSEKATKKEMLAIRKQSAMVFQHYNLFAHKTVVENVMEGLIVAKKVKKKDARQQSERVLEKVGLSDKLHHYPSQLSGGQQQRVGIARALALNPEVILFDEPTSALDPELVGDVLSVIKSIAQEGITMVVVTHEMSFAREVSNRVLFMDEGVIVEEGTPLEIFHAAKEERTRRFLQRISSESFFTPLKEQVN encoded by the coding sequence ATGATTTATTTAAAAGGTATCAAAAAGTCATTTAATCAGTTGCCAGTATTAAAAGGAATTAACTTGAAAATCGAAAAAGGGGAGGTCGTTACCATTCTTGGTCCAAGTGGATCGGGCAAAACGACGCTGTTAAGATGCCTCAATTTCTTAGAAAAACCAAATGCAGGAATGGTTCAAATAGGTAATATTATCGTGGATTCAGAAAAGGCCACAAAAAAAGAAATGCTCGCCATTAGAAAACAATCGGCCATGGTTTTCCAGCATTATAATTTATTTGCCCATAAAACAGTGGTAGAAAATGTGATGGAGGGGCTAATCGTGGCCAAGAAGGTAAAGAAAAAGGACGCAAGACAACAAAGTGAAAGAGTGCTAGAGAAAGTGGGTTTAAGTGATAAACTGCATCACTATCCTTCTCAGCTTTCAGGCGGGCAGCAACAAAGAGTTGGGATTGCTAGAGCATTAGCGTTAAATCCAGAGGTGATTCTTTTTGATGAGCCTACATCCGCACTTGATCCTGAGTTAGTTGGAGATGTTCTTTCCGTAATTAAATCCATTGCACAAGAAGGTATAACGATGGTGGTTGTCACACATGAAATGAGTTTTGCAAGAGAAGTATCGAATCGGGTGTTGTTCATGGATGAAGGAGTAATCGTCGAGGAAGGCACTCCATTGGAAATTTTTCATGCAGCAAAGGAGGAACGTACCCGCCGGTTCTTACAACGAATTTCTAGTGAATCTTTTTTTACACCGCTGAAAGAACAGGTGAATTAA
- a CDS encoding GNAT family N-acetyltransferase, whose translation MTNQIIIDELKEDEKEQVRNLLVKSYQQYEHSYKNPEIWKTYLENIQASVDNPDVDKILVAKSNQDILGSLQLFQTSEKAYAKPELEIFSPIIRLLGVHPEARGRGVAQELLKASVTYAKELGATSLYLHSSDKMHQAIRLYEWFGFKRDQTKEFQNQEILVKCFRFDL comes from the coding sequence GTGACAAACCAAATCATCATTGATGAGTTAAAAGAAGATGAAAAGGAACAGGTAAGGAATTTATTAGTAAAGAGTTATCAACAGTATGAACATTCCTATAAAAATCCCGAAATCTGGAAAACGTATTTAGAAAATATTCAGGCCTCCGTTGATAATCCTGACGTAGATAAGATACTAGTGGCAAAAAGTAATCAGGATATCCTAGGAAGTTTGCAGCTTTTTCAAACCTCCGAAAAGGCATATGCAAAGCCAGAACTAGAAATTTTTTCTCCCATTATTCGATTGTTAGGTGTTCATCCTGAAGCAAGAGGGCGTGGTGTAGCACAAGAGCTATTAAAAGCTAGTGTTACCTACGCAAAGGAGCTTGGAGCAACAAGCTTGTATTTGCATTCAAGTGATAAAATGCATCAAGCCATTCGGCTATACGAATGGTTTGGTTTCAAACGAGATCAAACCAAGGAATTTCAAAATCAAGAGATATTAGTAAAATGCTTTCGATTCGATTTATAG
- a CDS encoding amidohydrolase gives MNRTELESHLISIRRHLHQYPELSNEEFETTKSIKKWLQDEEIDIRRTGLSTGVVAEIKGGNPGPIVAIRADIDALPIVEQTGFPYSSKIKGKMHACGHDFHTTAAIGAAYLLKEAQAVLNGTVRIIFQPAEESGGGAQKVINDGQLEGVEAIIGLHNKPDLPVGTIGLKDGPLMAAVDRFHIVLNGKGSHAAIPQHGKDPIVAAGHLITALQSVVSRNVSPLQSAVLSVTKIVGGSTWNVIPDDIILEGTVRTFDNKIREDVKAKFYTIVKSIATAFSHEVEIGWFPGPPPLDNHKSVTEIARYAAKKHSLKVIDPEPSMAGEDFSYYLYNVPGTFAFFGTNGNEEWHHPAFTLDESAIIKAAYFLSEVSRELLNRPVTSLRT, from the coding sequence ATGAATCGAACTGAATTAGAATCGCACCTCATTTCGATAAGGCGTCATTTACATCAATATCCAGAGTTATCAAACGAAGAATTTGAAACAACGAAGTCCATTAAAAAATGGCTGCAGGATGAAGAAATTGATATTCGCAGGACTGGACTGTCAACAGGTGTTGTTGCAGAAATTAAAGGTGGGAATCCTGGACCAATCGTTGCCATTCGGGCAGATATTGATGCTCTTCCGATTGTGGAACAAACAGGTTTTCCATATTCCTCCAAAATCAAAGGAAAAATGCACGCATGCGGTCATGATTTTCATACGACAGCGGCCATTGGTGCGGCCTATCTTTTGAAAGAAGCTCAAGCTGTGTTAAATGGAACAGTTCGGATTATTTTTCAGCCAGCAGAGGAATCAGGCGGTGGTGCTCAAAAGGTGATTAATGATGGTCAGCTCGAGGGAGTAGAAGCCATAATTGGACTTCATAATAAACCAGATCTGCCTGTGGGGACAATTGGCTTAAAAGATGGACCTTTAATGGCGGCAGTCGATCGATTTCATATTGTTCTCAATGGTAAAGGAAGCCATGCTGCAATTCCGCAACATGGAAAGGATCCCATTGTAGCGGCAGGCCACCTTATTACTGCTCTTCAGTCTGTTGTTAGTCGCAACGTGTCTCCTCTTCAAAGCGCTGTATTGAGTGTGACGAAAATCGTGGGCGGCAGCACATGGAACGTTATTCCAGACGATATCATCCTTGAGGGGACCGTTCGAACTTTTGACAATAAGATTCGTGAAGACGTAAAAGCAAAATTTTATACAATTGTTAAATCAATTGCCACAGCTTTTTCACACGAAGTTGAAATTGGCTGGTTTCCAGGTCCACCACCACTGGATAATCATAAGTCGGTGACGGAGATCGCGAGGTATGCAGCTAAAAAGCATTCCTTAAAAGTAATTGATCCGGAACCATCAATGGCCGGTGAGGATTTCTCCTACTATCTTTATAACGTCCCTGGGACATTTGCATTTTTCGGTACAAACGGAAACGAGGAGTGGCACCATCCCGCATTTACCCTTGATGAATCGGCTATTATTAAAGCCGCATATTTTTTATCTGAAGTTTCAAGAGAATTATTAAATAGACCTGTTACTAGTTTACGAACCTAA
- a CDS encoding Fur-regulated basic protein FbpA, producing the protein MGEILRNAVENKRKKLIKKLIAYNVYKNEDKHLYELSLTDLENEYRKFKSLSHPHSDIGSIKLTDHKSNKK; encoded by the coding sequence ATGGGAGAAATTCTTCGGAATGCTGTTGAAAATAAGCGCAAAAAATTAATAAAAAAACTGATTGCTTATAATGTATATAAGAATGAAGATAAACATCTTTATGAGTTATCACTAACGGACCTAGAAAATGAATATAGAAAATTTAAATCCCTTAGTCATCCCCATAGTGATATTGGGTCAATCAAATTAACTGATCATAAATCAAACAAAAAGTAA
- the glgB gene encoding 1,4-alpha-glucan branching enzyme, translating to MEKQFKEVRLVVVTNPTEYEIYLFHEGSLFESYKVFGAHSETQGGKKGTRFTVWAPRATQVHVVGDFNKWDSSYHEMTKLNKQGIWSLFIPGLLENDIYKYQIKTAAGDTILKSDPYAFYSEIRPNTASIIYDLEGYKWQDQKWFQNKKKKTVYEEPLAIYEVHLGSWKKKREEEFYTYRELADELIPYVLEHHFTHIELLPLVEHPYDRSWGYQGTGYYSATSRYGNPHDLMYFIDQCHQSGVGVILDWVPGHFCKDAHGLYMFDGQTTYEYEDVYVKENPIWGTANFDLGKGEVQSFLISNALFWIKYYHIDGFRVDAVANMLYWQAGGESQKNEYAVSFLRKLNEVVFEAEPNLLMIAEDSTDWPLVTRPTSEGGLGFNYKWNMGWMNDILKYMEAEPQNRKYLHDKVTFSILYAFTENFVLPLSHDEVVHGKKSLLNKMPGDYWRKFAQLRLLFGYLMTHPGKKLLFMGGEFGQFDEWKDLEDLDWELQDFEMHRILNDYFKELMQLYKRSKALWELDHTHEGFEWIDADNKEQSIFSFIRKDKKEDTLIIVCNFTEVVYENYKVGVPSHAFYNEIFNSDRIQYGGSGQVNHKKIKVIEEPFHNQPCHLEMTIPPFGISILRPVKTRKGTNSNGTKEVRSNVASRRTR from the coding sequence ATGGAAAAGCAGTTTAAAGAGGTGAGACTAGTGGTTGTAACAAATCCGACAGAGTATGAAATATATCTTTTTCACGAAGGAAGTTTGTTTGAGAGTTATAAAGTTTTTGGCGCACATTCTGAAACCCAAGGAGGAAAAAAGGGTACTCGCTTTACTGTTTGGGCTCCCCGAGCTACCCAAGTACATGTTGTCGGGGATTTCAATAAATGGGATAGTAGTTATCATGAAATGACGAAACTTAATAAACAAGGAATATGGTCACTTTTTATTCCGGGGCTGCTAGAAAATGATATTTACAAGTATCAAATTAAAACAGCTGCCGGTGATACCATCCTTAAATCAGATCCGTATGCATTTTATTCAGAAATCAGGCCAAATACCGCGTCTATTATCTATGACTTGGAAGGATACAAATGGCAGGATCAAAAATGGTTTCAAAATAAAAAAAAGAAAACTGTTTATGAAGAACCCCTTGCCATTTATGAGGTACATTTAGGCTCTTGGAAGAAAAAGCGTGAAGAAGAGTTTTATACATATAGGGAGTTAGCTGATGAGCTGATCCCATACGTACTTGAACATCACTTTACACACATAGAACTTTTACCTCTAGTTGAGCATCCCTATGATCGTTCTTGGGGATATCAAGGAACTGGATACTATTCTGCAACAAGTCGATATGGTAATCCGCACGATTTAATGTATTTTATTGACCAATGTCACCAAAGTGGAGTTGGTGTTATTCTTGATTGGGTCCCGGGACATTTTTGTAAGGATGCCCATGGTTTGTATATGTTTGATGGACAGACTACTTATGAATATGAAGATGTTTACGTAAAAGAAAATCCAATATGGGGGACAGCGAATTTTGACTTGGGAAAAGGTGAAGTGCAAAGCTTTTTAATTTCTAACGCCTTATTCTGGATCAAATACTATCATATTGATGGATTTCGGGTAGACGCGGTTGCCAATATGCTTTACTGGCAAGCCGGTGGGGAATCTCAAAAGAATGAATATGCGGTTAGCTTCTTAAGAAAGCTGAATGAGGTTGTTTTTGAAGCCGAACCTAATTTGCTCATGATAGCTGAGGATTCGACCGATTGGCCGCTTGTGACAAGACCCACCTCTGAAGGAGGTTTAGGCTTTAACTATAAATGGAACATGGGTTGGATGAACGATATTTTAAAATATATGGAAGCAGAACCGCAGAACAGAAAGTATTTGCATGATAAAGTAACCTTCTCTATACTGTATGCTTTTACAGAGAACTTCGTCTTACCTCTATCGCATGATGAGGTAGTTCATGGGAAAAAATCACTGCTAAATAAAATGCCAGGAGATTATTGGCGAAAATTTGCACAGCTGCGTCTTCTATTCGGGTACTTAATGACACACCCTGGAAAAAAGCTGTTGTTTATGGGTGGAGAGTTTGGTCAGTTTGATGAATGGAAGGATTTAGAGGATTTAGATTGGGAGTTACAGGATTTTGAGATGCATCGTATCTTAAATGATTACTTTAAAGAATTGATGCAGCTATATAAACGTTCCAAAGCGTTGTGGGAGCTTGACCATACTCATGAAGGATTTGAATGGATTGATGCAGATAATAAAGAACAAAGTATATTCTCATTTATAAGAAAAGACAAAAAGGAAGACACTCTTATTATCGTGTGTAATTTTACAGAGGTCGTTTATGAGAACTACAAAGTTGGGGTACCTTCTCACGCTTTTTACAATGAAATTTTTAATAGTGATCGCATTCAATATGGTGGTTCTGGTCAGGTGAATCATAAGAAAATTAAAGTGATTGAAGAGCCGTTTCACAACCAGCCATGTCATCTCGAAATGACGATCCCGCCGTTTGGGATATCCATCTTACGACCAGTTAAAACCAGAAAGGGGACGAATAGCAATGGTACAAAAGAAGTGCGTAGCAATGTTGCTAGCAGGAGGACAAGGTAG
- a CDS encoding glucose-1-phosphate adenylyltransferase, whose protein sequence is MVQKKCVAMLLAGGQGSRLGALTRYIAKPAVSFGGKYRIIDFPLSNCTNSGIETVGVLTQYQPLVLNSYIGIGAAWDLDRSNGGVTVLPPYAETSGVKWYKGTASAIYENINYIKQYNPEYVLILSGDHIYKMDYSKMLDYHIEKDADVSISVIEVPWEEASRFGIMNTNINLDIIEFEEKPKSPKSNLASMGIYIFNWSVLKTFLEIDDNNPESSNDFGKDIIPLLLEENKKVVAYPFKGYWKDVGTVKSLWEANMDLLNEETELDLYDRNWRIYSVNPNQPPQYISTTAQVEESLINEGCIVKGNIKHSVLFQGVTVEEGSVIQDSVIMPNARIGKNVVIEKAIIAEEMVVEDNTIIRPEKNKDDVILVAEDV, encoded by the coding sequence ATGGTACAAAAGAAGTGCGTAGCAATGTTGCTAGCAGGAGGACAAGGTAGCCGTCTCGGTGCTCTTACTAGATATATTGCAAAGCCTGCTGTTTCATTCGGTGGCAAATATCGAATAATAGATTTTCCATTAAGTAACTGTACAAACTCTGGAATTGAAACTGTAGGTGTATTAACGCAGTATCAGCCACTGGTTTTAAACTCTTATATCGGGATCGGTGCGGCTTGGGATTTAGATAGAAGTAATGGCGGGGTTACAGTATTGCCTCCGTATGCGGAAACCTCTGGCGTGAAATGGTATAAAGGCACTGCCAGCGCGATTTACGAAAATATTAATTACATAAAGCAATACAATCCAGAATACGTACTGATTCTTTCTGGTGACCACATTTACAAGATGGATTATTCTAAAATGCTTGATTATCATATTGAAAAGGATGCGGATGTTAGCATCTCTGTTATAGAGGTACCGTGGGAAGAAGCAAGCCGTTTTGGAATTATGAATACAAATATAAACTTAGATATCATTGAATTTGAGGAAAAACCAAAATCTCCAAAAAGTAATTTGGCTTCAATGGGAATTTACATCTTTAATTGGTCTGTTTTAAAAACGTTTTTAGAGATAGACGATAATAATCCAGAATCCTCTAATGATTTTGGGAAGGATATTATTCCATTATTACTGGAAGAAAATAAAAAGGTGGTTGCGTATCCATTCAAGGGTTATTGGAAGGACGTTGGTACTGTAAAAAGTTTATGGGAAGCCAATATGGACTTATTAAATGAAGAAACTGAGCTAGATCTTTATGACCGAAATTGGAGAATTTACTCTGTAAATCCGAACCAGCCTCCGCAATATATCTCTACCACGGCTCAAGTAGAAGAGTCACTAATTAATGAAGGTTGTATAGTAAAAGGAAACATTAAGCATTCAGTTCTATTCCAAGGCGTAACGGTCGAAGAAGGAAGTGTGATTCAGGACTCCGTTATCATGCCTAATGCTCGAATTGGAAAAAATGTAGTAATTGAGAAAGCCATCATCGCTGAAGAAATGGTTGTAGAGGATAATACCATTATTCGTCCAGAAAAGAACAAGGACGATGTCATACTGGTTGCTGAGGATGTTTAG